The following are from one region of the Candidatus Kryptoniota bacterium genome:
- the upp gene encoding uracil phosphoribosyltransferase produces MSNLTVIDHPLIKRDITILRDKSTSSEDFRIVLRRLASLMVYEVTKDLKLVNHSIDTPLERTTGHLISDQVILVPVLRAGLGMLEAYLSFIPNAKVGHIGLYRDETTLKPVDYYAKFPPNLSGSKVILIDPMLATGGSASEAVKYLKEREANDIRLNCVVAAPEGVRLLEKNHPEVRIYAAVLDRELNKNGYILPGLGDAGDRIFGT; encoded by the coding sequence ATGAGCAATCTAACTGTAATCGATCATCCGTTGATAAAACGGGACATTACCATTCTAAGGGACAAGTCGACCTCAAGCGAAGATTTCAGAATAGTCTTGAGAAGACTTGCATCGCTGATGGTGTATGAGGTGACGAAAGACCTTAAACTGGTCAATCACTCAATCGACACTCCGTTGGAAAGGACGACCGGGCATTTGATATCAGATCAGGTGATACTGGTGCCGGTTCTTCGGGCCGGTCTCGGTATGCTTGAAGCCTATCTCAGTTTCATTCCTAACGCGAAGGTCGGCCACATCGGACTTTATCGCGACGAGACGACGCTGAAACCGGTGGACTACTATGCCAAGTTCCCCCCGAATCTTTCGGGCAGCAAAGTGATCCTGATCGATCCGATGTTGGCGACAGGAGGAAGCGCCTCGGAGGCGGTCAAATATCTAAAAGAGCGTGAAGCCAACGACATCAGGCTGAATTGTGTTGTCGCGGCACCGGAGGGAGTGAGATTGCTCGAGAAGAATCATCCGGAAGTACGAATTTATGCGGCCGTGCTCGACCGTGAGTTAAACAAAAACGGATACATCCTTCCCGGACTAGGAGACGCCGGGGACCGGATATTCGGCACTTGA
- a CDS encoding class I SAM-dependent methyltransferase, which produces MSQERDDKVYRFGDDNLLSNVITKNELRDCYDRFHEKSEFVYYHNKTTRKFLTVLLRKARVRAGSSVLDVGCAVGFYTEQMRRLGFQSVGLDISRVGILRGREKYPASLFFVGDAADMPINDRSFDAIFMLGCSLTNTRDIQAIQIYLNRLMKFVRDDTMEF; this is translated from the coding sequence ATGAGCCAGGAAAGGGACGACAAGGTTTACAGATTCGGAGACGACAACCTCCTCTCGAATGTCATCACTAAGAACGAGCTGCGTGATTGTTATGACAGGTTCCATGAGAAATCGGAATTTGTCTACTACCATAATAAGACAACCCGTAAGTTCCTGACTGTACTTCTCAGGAAAGCGCGAGTGAGGGCTGGCTCGTCGGTTCTTGATGTCGGTTGCGCAGTGGGATTTTATACGGAACAGATGCGTCGACTCGGATTTCAATCTGTCGGTCTGGACATCAGTCGGGTCGGCATTCTGCGGGGGCGTGAGAAATACCCTGCGTCTCTCTTCTTTGTCGGTGATGCGGCTGACATGCCGATCAACGATCGGTCATTCGACGCGATATTCATGCTCGGTTGCAGTCTGACCAATACGCGCGATATTCAAGCGATCCAAATTTATTTGAACAGACTTATGAAGTTTGTTCGCGACGATACGATGGAGTTCTGA
- a CDS encoding VIT1/CCC1 transporter family protein, producing the protein MAKWSWRGRVLSNTPSHTEALHIPGGNIIRELVFGANDGLVAAFAVASGVNGAGVKSSVILVAGLAELIGGTISMALGAYLSTKSQIEYYKGEMSREGYEVDKFPDIEREEIREIYSAKGFKDEMLEKIVSHITSDKKRWVDIMMREELGLSMDNTISPTKSGIATGGAYAFGALMPIIPYMFMQPVPGLTLSIAITLSVLFGVGAAKTVVTGKNFLRSGLESMAIGGLAAAATYLGGRLFAG; encoded by the coding sequence ATGGCGAAATGGTCTTGGAGAGGAAGGGTTCTGAGCAACACGCCGTCGCATACCGAGGCGTTACATATCCCCGGCGGAAACATAATCAGAGAGTTAGTGTTCGGTGCGAACGACGGCCTCGTGGCGGCGTTCGCGGTAGCTTCAGGAGTGAACGGCGCCGGCGTGAAGAGCAGTGTGATTCTTGTGGCAGGACTAGCCGAGCTTATCGGAGGTACAATATCGATGGCGCTCGGAGCATACCTCTCGACCAAATCACAAATAGAATATTATAAAGGTGAAATGAGCCGCGAAGGATATGAGGTCGATAAATTTCCCGATATTGAACGCGAAGAGATAAGGGAAATATACAGTGCAAAAGGATTCAAAGACGAAATGCTGGAGAAGATTGTTTCGCATATCACATCCGACAAGAAAAGATGGGTAGATATTATGATGCGGGAAGAGTTGGGCCTCTCTATGGATAATACCATTTCACCGACGAAGTCCGGGATTGCAACCGGGGGCGCGTACGCATTCGGCGCGTTGATGCCGATAATCCCTTACATGTTCATGCAGCCAGTGCCGGGTCTCACCCTGAGCATCGCGATAACTCTGAGTGTCCTTTTTGGTGTTGGTGCGGCAAAGACTGTCGTAACCGGAAAGAACTTTCTTCGCAGCGGGCTCGAAAGCATGGCAATCGGCGGACTTGCCGCGGCAGCCACCTACCTGGGCGGAAGATTATTTGCCGGGTGA
- the rplM gene encoding 50S ribosomal protein L13, producing the protein MSAEYKTKSFKREDVEQKWYVVDANGKTLGRLATKIASLLRGKTKSRFTPHNDTGDFVVVVNAGKVRVSGKKSETKVYFHYTGYPGGATYVSYKELIQRKPETVIEHAVKGMLPKNRLGAQLFTKLKVYSGPEHPHSAQKPTTLEI; encoded by the coding sequence TTGTCCGCTGAGTACAAAACGAAGAGCTTCAAGAGAGAAGATGTCGAGCAGAAGTGGTACGTTGTCGACGCGAACGGAAAGACTCTGGGGCGCCTGGCCACAAAAATAGCGTCGCTCCTGAGAGGTAAAACGAAATCCAGGTTCACTCCTCACAACGACACCGGGGATTTTGTTGTTGTAGTGAACGCGGGAAAAGTTAGAGTGAGCGGGAAGAAATCCGAGACAAAGGTTTATTTCCATTATACCGGATACCCCGGTGGCGCGACTTATGTCAGTTATAAAGAACTAATCCAGAGAAAACCCGAGACGGTAATCGAGCACGCGGTGAAAGGGATGCTTCCAAAGAACCGGTTGGGAGCCCAATTGTTTACGAAACTTAAAGTCTACTCCGGTCCGGAACACCCGCACTCGGCGCAGAAGCCTACCACGCTAGAGATATAA
- the rpsI gene encoding 30S ribosomal protein S9 has protein sequence MASVQIKLAAVGRRKTSTARVRLVPGSGKIFVNNQPHFEYFPVVSVQNELFKAFEATESQGKYDVFAIVAGGGLSGQAGAMKLAIARALLKEGEELRPRLRAAGVLTRDPRMVERKKYGRKKARKRFQWTKR, from the coding sequence ATGGCATCAGTTCAAATCAAGCTGGCTGCAGTTGGAAGAAGGAAGACCTCGACCGCCAGAGTTCGTCTGGTTCCCGGGTCGGGAAAGATATTTGTGAACAACCAACCTCACTTCGAGTATTTCCCGGTCGTGTCTGTTCAGAACGAGCTCTTCAAGGCCTTCGAGGCGACAGAGTCACAAGGAAAGTATGATGTGTTCGCCATAGTAGCAGGCGGAGGACTTTCAGGTCAGGCAGGTGCAATGAAGCTTGCAATTGCGAGGGCACTCCTGAAGGAAGGCGAAGAGTTGCGTCCGAGACTGCGTGCGGCAGGAGTGTTGACGCGCGATCCCCGGATGGTCGAGCGAAAGAAGTACGGTCGCAAGAAAGCGCGCAAACGCTTCCAGTGGACCAAGCGTTAA
- the rpsB gene encoding 30S ribosomal protein S2 — MSRVSIEALLSSGAHFGHLTRRWDPKMKPYIFMERNGIHIIDLRQTQRLIDDACEAVANLAAEGKKVLLVGTKKQARDIIKQQAERAGVHYVTERWLGGMLTNFSTIRKSVRRLQHIEKMETDNTIDSLTKKEGLHLKREKEKLERTLSGVRDMNKLPGAIFVVDIKKEHIAVKEAERLGIPIFAMVDTNCDPDPIDYVIPSNDDAVKAIEVVLKALTEAYIEGTQRTKDGKVEEMMERSADAAGSSAKAESGN; from the coding sequence ATGTCTAGAGTGTCGATCGAAGCACTTCTCTCATCGGGCGCCCATTTCGGACACCTGACCCGCCGCTGGGATCCCAAAATGAAGCCATACATTTTCATGGAGCGTAACGGCATCCACATCATCGATCTCCGCCAGACGCAGCGATTGATCGACGATGCATGCGAAGCGGTTGCGAACCTTGCCGCAGAAGGAAAGAAAGTCCTGCTGGTGGGGACAAAGAAACAGGCGCGCGACATAATCAAGCAGCAGGCAGAACGAGCCGGCGTCCATTACGTCACGGAGCGATGGCTCGGAGGTATGCTGACGAATTTCAGCACGATCCGCAAAAGCGTGCGGCGATTGCAGCATATTGAAAAGATGGAGACGGACAATACGATCGATAGCCTGACTAAGAAAGAAGGCCTTCATCTCAAAAGAGAAAAAGAAAAACTCGAAAGGACGTTATCGGGTGTCAGGGATATGAACAAACTCCCTGGCGCGATCTTTGTCGTCGACATAAAGAAAGAACATATTGCAGTCAAAGAAGCAGAACGACTGGGTATTCCCATCTTCGCGATGGTTGATACCAACTGCGATCCGGATCCCATCGACTACGTCATCCCATCTAACGATGACGCGGTAAAGGCAATCGAGGTCGTGTTGAAAGCGCTGACTGAGGCGTATATAGAGGGAACTCAGCGCACGAAAGATGGAAAAGTTGAAGAGATGATGGAGCGGTCGGCTGACGCGGCCGGAAGCTCTGCCAAAGCAGAAAGCGGAAATTGA
- the tsf gene encoding translation elongation factor Ts: MQITTEMVKSLREVTGAGMMDCKKALQEADGDVEQAKKILRAHGAQVAEKRAGREAKQGVIESYIHAGGRIGAMVEINSETDFVARTEEFRQLARDLAMQIAAMNPMVVSREEVPEQLVKKELGDYRDQATSEGKTPEVADKIAEGRLEKYYQEVVLLEQAFIKEPQKMVKDLITDMAAKTGENISVRRFQRFELGVDGNK, translated from the coding sequence ATGCAGATTACGACTGAAATGGTAAAATCGCTCCGCGAAGTCACCGGTGCGGGGATGATGGATTGTAAGAAAGCTCTTCAGGAAGCGGATGGCGACGTAGAGCAGGCGAAAAAAATTCTCAGGGCCCACGGCGCGCAGGTGGCGGAAAAGCGTGCCGGCCGCGAGGCAAAGCAGGGAGTCATCGAATCGTATATCCATGCCGGCGGCCGTATCGGCGCAATGGTTGAAATCAATTCCGAAACCGATTTCGTCGCGAGGACAGAAGAGTTCAGGCAGCTTGCCCGCGATCTCGCTATGCAAATTGCTGCAATGAACCCTATGGTGGTCAGCAGAGAAGAAGTCCCGGAGCAACTCGTGAAAAAGGAGCTCGGTGATTACCGGGATCAGGCAACGAGCGAGGGAAAGACCCCGGAAGTCGCTGACAAGATTGCCGAAGGAAGACTTGAGAAGTATTATCAGGAAGTCGTACTCCTCGAACAGGCGTTTATCAAAGAACCGCAGAAAATGGTCAAGGACCTGATCACGGACATGGCCGCGAAAACAGGTGAGAATATTTCGGTAAGAAGATTTCAGAGATTTGAACTCGGTGTTGATGGCAACAAGTGA
- the pyrH gene encoding UMP kinase — translation MKYRRILLKLSGESLMGEKGYGIDPEVLGRFADEVSGVHALGVEVGIVIGGGNIYRGIAAAADGVDKVVGDQMGMLATVVNSLALQNALEKKGIYTRLMSAIVMEQIAEPFIRRRAIRHLEKGRVVIFGAGTGNPYFTTDTAAALRAVEIGADVIIKGTRVDGVFDSDPEKNPKAIRFSEISYMDVLQKDLKVMDLTAITLCRENKLPIVVFNMTIPGNLKKLVTGGSIGSIVREV, via the coding sequence CTGAAATATCGGCGAATACTGCTTAAGCTGAGCGGTGAATCCCTAATGGGCGAGAAGGGATACGGCATCGACCCGGAGGTACTGGGTCGCTTTGCGGATGAAGTTTCCGGCGTGCACGCTCTCGGTGTGGAAGTAGGAATTGTGATTGGCGGCGGCAACATCTATCGAGGAATCGCCGCGGCAGCCGACGGTGTCGATAAAGTTGTGGGCGACCAGATGGGAATGCTCGCAACCGTTGTAAATTCTCTCGCGCTTCAGAATGCCCTTGAGAAAAAGGGAATCTACACACGCTTGATGAGCGCGATCGTAATGGAACAAATCGCTGAGCCATTCATTCGCAGGCGCGCCATTCGGCATCTTGAGAAGGGAAGAGTGGTGATATTCGGCGCCGGTACTGGAAATCCGTACTTCACGACGGATACAGCCGCAGCTCTTCGTGCTGTCGAGATCGGAGCAGACGTGATAATCAAAGGGACGAGAGTCGACGGAGTTTTCGACTCCGATCCCGAGAAGAATCCGAAGGCGATAAGGTTTTCTGAAATCTCCTATATGGACGTGCTTCAGAAGGATCTGAAGGTAATGGATCTCACGGCAATCACACTATGCAGAGAGAACAAACTTCCGATCGTGGTGTTCAACATGACCATACCCGGGAATTTGAAGAAGCTTGTCACAGGCGGAAGCATAGGCTCAATCGTCCGCGAGGTCTGA
- the frr gene encoding ribosome recycling factor has product MLDKIIHESEDKMKKAVEFTRQELAKLRSGKATVALLDDIRIDYYGQKLPIAQTATVSTPDVHLITVQPWDKSMTHEIEKAILAANIGLTPQNDGTVVRLPVPPLTEERRKELVKVAKKFSEDGRITIRNIRRDSNEHLKKAEKDEHVSEDERKRGETEVQKLTDKYIKQVDDILAMKEKEIMEV; this is encoded by the coding sequence ATGTTAGATAAGATCATTCACGAGTCTGAAGACAAAATGAAAAAAGCTGTAGAATTCACCCGGCAAGAGCTCGCGAAGTTAAGATCGGGCAAAGCTACCGTGGCGCTTCTGGACGACATCCGGATAGACTACTACGGTCAGAAGCTGCCGATAGCGCAGACCGCTACAGTAAGCACTCCTGACGTCCACCTGATAACAGTCCAGCCCTGGGACAAATCCATGACACACGAAATCGAGAAGGCGATCCTTGCCGCGAATATCGGACTCACTCCCCAGAACGACGGGACAGTAGTGCGTCTTCCGGTGCCGCCGTTGACCGAAGAGAGACGCAAGGAGCTTGTGAAGGTGGCAAAAAAGTTTTCGGAGGACGGGCGTATAACGATCAGGAACATTCGACGCGATTCGAACGAACATTTGAAGAAGGCAGAAAAGGATGAACACGTCTCCGAAGATGAGAGGAAGCGGGGCGAGACCGAGGTTCAAAAACTGACCGACAAGTACATCAAGCAGGTGGACGACATCCTCGCGATGAAAGAAAAAGAAATCATGGAAGTGTAA
- a CDS encoding ATP-binding protein has protein sequence MRTIRSKITLLYVLIFGFTLSIFSAALYLLYARQSAQNFDLNLSNDALAIVDFVKGDGLLEQEIISNLLQRPVTRDFGTNRYVQVISISGNIIIKSSNLKQSTLPVSIQVLNLALSQHQVFETLDKKFTKELIGSGNLRLVTYPVFDNGIPRYLVQVASSTQPLDESLLGLRILLFIAVPLTILAAALGGFYIAKKAFDPIDRIIRTAQSISAEHLDKRLEAGNVDDEVTRLSRTLNEMIDRIEGGFKIQKQFTTDASHELRTPLTILLGEIEVALKNPRTPEEYQAILRSSVEEIRRITNIVDELLTIARLEGGQLQLAMKPLRLDELLLDAVSRTSAYASQRSITINFEISTGSSGEGEEIFVNGDRDKLLSVFINLLDNAIKYSHDNSMIRVVETLEENHAIIKIVDSGIGISEEDLPHVFDRFYRADKSRSAEGTRRGSGLGLSISRSLIEAHGGKMTIQSHAGGGTAVAVSMSVLRNNELTENQRADSFT, from the coding sequence ATGAGAACGATTAGATCGAAGATAACGCTTCTTTACGTCTTGATCTTCGGTTTTACCCTGTCAATTTTCTCGGCAGCGTTGTACCTACTTTATGCAAGACAGAGCGCGCAGAATTTTGACTTGAACCTGAGCAACGATGCGCTCGCGATCGTGGATTTTGTAAAAGGTGACGGGCTGCTAGAGCAAGAGATAATCTCGAATTTGCTCCAGAGACCGGTCACGAGAGATTTCGGGACAAACCGATATGTACAGGTCATCTCGATTTCCGGAAACATTATCATCAAGTCCTCAAACCTCAAGCAGTCAACGCTCCCGGTCAGTATTCAGGTCTTGAATCTCGCGCTGAGTCAGCATCAGGTGTTTGAGACTCTCGACAAGAAATTTACGAAGGAACTTATCGGTTCCGGTAATCTGCGACTTGTGACGTATCCTGTGTTTGACAACGGGATACCCCGGTATCTTGTCCAGGTCGCTTCGAGCACCCAGCCGCTCGATGAGAGTCTTCTGGGATTGAGGATTTTGCTTTTCATCGCGGTCCCTCTGACGATTCTCGCGGCGGCACTCGGCGGTTTCTACATCGCGAAGAAAGCCTTCGACCCGATCGACAGAATCATCAGGACGGCTCAATCGATTTCGGCCGAACATCTCGACAAGAGACTCGAGGCAGGAAACGTCGACGATGAAGTGACCCGGCTTTCGAGAACCTTGAATGAAATGATAGACAGGATAGAGGGCGGATTCAAAATTCAAAAGCAATTTACCACGGACGCATCTCATGAGCTCAGGACCCCTCTGACGATTCTCCTCGGGGAAATTGAAGTCGCGCTGAAGAACCCGCGTACGCCGGAAGAGTACCAGGCGATATTGAGAAGCTCGGTCGAAGAAATAAGGCGAATCACCAACATTGTGGATGAGCTGTTAACGATTGCGCGGCTGGAGGGAGGACAGCTCCAACTGGCGATGAAGCCGTTGAGACTCGATGAACTCCTTCTTGACGCTGTTTCCAGGACATCGGCCTACGCATCTCAGCGATCGATCACAATAAATTTCGAGATCAGTACGGGATCTTCCGGAGAAGGTGAGGAGATTTTCGTGAACGGCGATCGCGACAAGCTCCTCAGCGTATTCATCAACCTTCTTGACAATGCGATCAAATATTCGCACGATAACAGCATGATAAGAGTTGTGGAGACTCTCGAGGAGAACCACGCCATCATAAAGATCGTCGACAGCGGAATCGGGATATCAGAGGAGGACCTGCCTCATGTATTCGATAGATTCTACAGGGCCGACAAATCACGGAGTGCCGAAGGGACGAGACGCGGTTCAGGCCTGGGGCTTTCAATTTCAAGATCGCTGATCGAAGCGCACGGGGGAAAAATGACGATACAGAGCCACGCTGGCGGGGGGACGGCGGTTGCAGTGAGTATGAGTGTCCTTCGCAACAATGAGCTCACTGAGAATCAGCGTGCGGACTCGTTCACGTGA
- a CDS encoding response regulator transcription factor — MRILLVEDEKKVASFIKKGLEEQAYAVDVAHDGLEGESLVSQADYDTIILDILLPKQDGITTCRKIRQRKIDTPILMLTALGDTDAKVRGLDSGADDYLTKPFHFEELLARVRALLRRKNQDKSTILRVDGLTLDPVTRRVERDGKQIRLTMREFALLEYLMRNSGRILSRTQIAQHVWNVSFDMESNVIDVYVKLLRQKVDKEFNQQLIHTIVGVGYNLKAEDEND; from the coding sequence ATGAGAATACTTCTGGTTGAAGACGAAAAGAAGGTAGCTTCTTTCATAAAGAAAGGGTTGGAGGAACAGGCCTACGCCGTCGACGTTGCTCACGACGGCCTGGAAGGCGAGTCGCTGGTTTCACAGGCAGATTATGACACTATCATCCTTGACATTCTCCTTCCGAAGCAGGACGGCATCACAACTTGCAGGAAGATCAGGCAAAGGAAGATCGACACGCCTATCCTGATGCTCACAGCATTAGGGGACACGGACGCAAAGGTTCGCGGACTGGATTCTGGCGCAGACGATTACCTGACGAAGCCGTTCCACTTCGAGGAGCTTCTTGCTCGTGTCCGGGCATTGCTGAGGAGAAAGAACCAGGACAAGTCGACGATTCTGCGGGTCGACGGGCTCACGCTCGACCCCGTCACTCGCAGAGTAGAACGCGACGGAAAGCAGATTCGTCTCACCATGAGAGAGTTCGCTCTCCTCGAATACCTCATGCGCAACAGCGGAAGGATCCTCTCTCGCACGCAGATCGCCCAGCATGTCTGGAATGTAAGCTTCGATATGGAATCAAACGTGATCGATGTATACGTAAAACTTCTCAGGCAAAAAGTGGACAAGGAGTTCAATCAGCAGCTTATACACACCATCGTGGGTGTCGGATACAACCTGAAGGCAGAAGATGAGAACGATTAG
- a CDS encoding enoyl-CoA hydratase-related protein encodes MGQRIGYEVKGKVAYLTMSRPEKRNALDDEAIREMTEFLAEAESDRKVRVIAIRGEGSSFSAGADLEYLLRLSRNTPPSNFQESSALKDLLLNIYKSKKLTCAIVRGPALAGAFGIVLACDLVMASDTARFGFTEVKIGFVPAIVLNFALRKLRESDVRRLVLTGDIIDCAEAVKIGITSDAIPDRDLDRITETFFGDFVSGTSSKAVALTKEILSRVRELNLNEALRFSTKMNVVARATDDFQKGVNSFLKKEKPRWE; translated from the coding sequence ATGGGACAGAGAATAGGCTACGAAGTCAAAGGGAAAGTCGCCTATCTGACGATGTCGCGTCCCGAAAAGCGCAACGCGCTGGACGACGAGGCCATCCGCGAAATGACCGAGTTTCTTGCAGAAGCGGAGTCAGACCGTAAGGTGCGCGTGATCGCAATTCGAGGCGAAGGGAGTTCATTCTCGGCCGGTGCGGACCTGGAATACCTGTTGAGACTTTCGAGGAATACGCCGCCCTCAAATTTCCAGGAATCTTCCGCGCTGAAAGATCTTCTTCTCAACATTTACAAAAGCAAGAAGCTGACATGCGCTATTGTTCGTGGACCCGCGCTGGCCGGAGCATTCGGAATCGTCCTCGCGTGTGACCTCGTAATGGCATCGGATACCGCACGATTCGGTTTCACGGAAGTAAAAATTGGGTTTGTCCCGGCCATCGTTCTAAACTTCGCTTTGAGAAAGCTCAGGGAATCTGATGTCCGCAGACTCGTATTGACCGGCGATATTATCGATTGTGCGGAAGCGGTCAAAATCGGAATCACTTCGGACGCGATACCTGACCGGGATCTCGACCGAATTACCGAGACTTTCTTCGGTGATTTCGTGTCCGGAACGAGCTCAAAGGCTGTCGCCCTTACGAAGGAAATACTCTCGCGTGTCAGGGAATTGAATCTTAACGAAGCTCTGCGCTTCAGCACCAAGATGAATGTCGTTGCTCGCGCAACAGATGACTTCCAGAAGGGAGTCAATTCGTTTTTGAAGAAAGAAAAACCGAGGTGGGAATAG
- a CDS encoding adenine phosphoribosyltransferase, whose translation MDIKSKIRTIPDFPKKGIMFRDITTLLKDKEAFEYVVESFYSRYKDKRIDKVVSVESRGFIFGSVLAYRLGAGFVPIRKPGKLPGEVIRQEYKLEYGTDSMEIHKDAIKPGEKVLIHDDLLATGGTVAAACKLVERLQGKVEGICFLIELTPLGGRTAITFKDVYSLIQYDTD comes from the coding sequence GTGGACATCAAAAGCAAAATCAGAACCATCCCGGATTTTCCCAAAAAAGGGATAATGTTTCGGGACATTACAACCTTACTGAAGGACAAAGAGGCTTTTGAATACGTTGTTGAATCTTTTTACAGCCGATACAAAGACAAACGTATCGATAAAGTTGTCTCCGTCGAATCGCGGGGCTTCATATTCGGCAGCGTCCTCGCCTACAGACTTGGAGCAGGTTTTGTCCCTATCCGTAAACCCGGGAAGCTGCCGGGTGAAGTGATACGTCAGGAATACAAACTTGAGTATGGCACCGACTCGATGGAAATTCACAAGGACGCGATCAAGCCTGGGGAGAAGGTGCTGATTCACGATGATCTCCTTGCTACAGGCGGTACAGTGGCCGCCGCGTGCAAGCTAGTAGAGAGACTCCAGGGCAAAGTGGAGGGAATTTGTTTTCTCATCGAACTCACGCCGCTCGGCGGGCGGACCGCCATTACATTCAAGGACGTGTATTCATTGATTCAATACGACACGGATTGA
- a CDS encoding phosphoribosylaminoimidazolesuccinocarboxamide synthase codes for METVLSYTAYKDLKLFRRGKVRDVYEVKDHLLLVATDRISAFDVVLPTGIPHKGKVLNQISNFWFDHTKNIIGNHVVATDVNHYPHECKPYAHELAGRSMIVKKTNPLPIECIVRGFLSGSGWNDYRQTKSICGISLPRGLQESEKLPEPIFTPSTKAEMGVHDENITFENAAKLIGAEMAEKVRRYSIEVYNSAAAYAESKGIIIADTKLEFGIDEKGELILIDELLTPDSSRFWDRSKYEVGKAQASFDKQFVRDYLLALKWNKKPPAPNLTEEIIRGTSERYLLALKILTGIVLN; via the coding sequence ATGGAAACCGTATTATCTTACACCGCATACAAGGACTTAAAACTATTCCGCCGCGGCAAAGTTCGCGACGTTTACGAGGTAAAAGATCACCTGCTCCTTGTGGCGACCGACAGGATCAGCGCGTTTGACGTCGTATTGCCAACCGGCATCCCGCATAAAGGCAAAGTGCTCAACCAGATTTCCAACTTCTGGTTCGATCACACGAAAAACATAATAGGCAACCACGTAGTCGCGACTGATGTGAACCACTATCCACATGAATGCAAACCCTACGCCCACGAACTTGCGGGACGAAGCATGATCGTCAAGAAGACCAATCCGCTTCCGATCGAATGTATTGTCCGCGGTTTCTTGAGCGGTTCCGGCTGGAACGACTATCGACAGACAAAATCTATCTGCGGAATATCTCTGCCGAGAGGGCTGCAGGAATCTGAAAAACTCCCCGAGCCGATCTTTACTCCGTCCACTAAAGCGGAAATGGGAGTGCATGACGAGAACATTACTTTCGAGAATGCCGCTAAATTAATCGGCGCCGAAATGGCAGAGAAAGTCAGACGCTACTCCATCGAGGTTTATAATTCCGCGGCCGCTTACGCCGAGAGCAAGGGGATTATCATCGCCGACACGAAGCTGGAGTTTGGAATCGATGAAAAGGGTGAGCTTATCCTGATCGATGAACTTCTGACACCAGATTCGTCGCGCTTCTGGGACAGATCGAAATATGAAGTGGGAAAGGCCCAGGCCAGCTTCGACAAGCAATTCGTAAGAGACTATCTACTTGCCCTCAAATGGAACAAGAAGCCGCCGGCGCCAAATCTCACGGAGGAGATAATCCGCGGGACAAGTGAGAGGTATCTACTAGCGCTGAAGATCCTCACCGGCATAGTTCTTAATTGA